Proteins found in one Papio anubis isolate 15944 chromosome 13, Panubis1.0, whole genome shotgun sequence genomic segment:
- the HSPA5 gene encoding endoplasmic reticulum chaperone BiP yields the protein MKLSLVAAMLLLLSAARAEEEDKKEDVGTVVGIDLGTTYSCVGVFKNGRVEIIANDQGNRITPSYVAFTPEGERLIGDAAKNQLTSNPENTVFDAKRLIGRTWNDPSVQQDIKFLPFKVVEKKTKPYIQVDIGGGQTKTFAPEEISAMVLTKMKETAEAYLGKKVTHAVVTVPAYFNDAQRQATKDAGTIAGLNVMRIINEPTAAAIAYGLDKREGEKNILVFDLGGGTFDVSLLTIDNGVFEVVATNGDTHLGGEDFDQRVMEHFIKLYKKKTGKDVRKDNRAVQKLRREVEKAKRALSSQHQARIEIESFYEGEDFSETLTRAKFEELNMDLFRSTMKPVQKVLEDSDLKKSDIDEIVLVGGSTRIPKIQQLVKEFFNGKEPSRGINPDEAVAYGAAVQAGVLSGDQDTGDLVLLDVCPLTLGIETVGGVMTKLIPRNTVVPTKKSQIFSTASDNQPTVTIKVYEGERPLTKDNHLLGTFDLTGIPPAPRGVPQIEVTFEIDVNGILRVTAEDKGTGNKNKITITNDQNRLTPEEIERMVNDAEKFAEEDKKLKERIDTRNELESYAYSLKNQIGDKEKLGGKLSSEDKETMEKAVEEKIEWLESHQDADIEDFKAKKKELEEIVQPIISKLYGSAGPPPTGEEDTAEKDEL from the exons ATGAAGCTCTCCCTGGTGGCCGCgatgctgctgctgctcagcGCGGCGCGGGCCGAGGAGGAGGACAAGAAGGAGGACGTGGGCACGGTGGTCGGCATCGACCTGGGGACCACCTACTCCTG CGTCGGCGTGTTCAAGAACGGCCGCGTGGAGATCATCGCCAACGATCAGGGCAACCGCATCACGCCGTCCTATGTGGCCTTCACTCCTGAAGGGGAACGTCTGATCGGCGATGCCGCCAAGAACCAGCTCACCTCCAACCCCGAGAACACGGTCTTTGACGCCAAGCGGCTCATCGGCCGCACGTGGAACGACCCGTCTGTGCAGCAGGACATCAAGTTCTTGCCGTTCAAG gtggttgaaaagaaaactaaaccaTACATTCAAGTTGATATTGGAGGTGGGCAAACGAAGACATTTGCTCCTGAAGAAATTTCTGCCATGGTTCTCACTAAAATGAAAGAAACCGCTGAGGCTTATTTGGGAAAGAAG GTTACCCATGCAGTTGTTACTGTACCAGCCTATTTCAATGATGCCCAACGCCAAGCAACCAAAGACGCTGGAACTATTGCTGGCCTAAATGTTATGAGGATCATCAACGAGCC TACGGCAGCTGCTATTGCTTATGGCCTGGATaaaagggagggggagaagaaCATCCTGGTGTTTGACCTGGGTGGCGGAACCTTTGATGTGTCTCTTCTCACCATTGACAATGGTGTCTTCGAAGTCGTGGCCACTAATGGAGATACTCATCTGGGTGGAGAAGACTTTGACCAGCGTGTCATGGAACACTTCATCAAGCTGTACAAAAAGAAGACTGGCAAAGACGTCAGGAAAGACAACAGAGCTGTGCAGAAACTTCGGCGTGAGGTGGAAAAGGCCAAACGGGCCCTGTCTTCTCAACATCAAGCAAGAATTGAAATTGAGTCCTTCTATGAAGGAGAAGACTTTTCTGAGACCCTGACTCGGGCCAAATTTGAAGAGCTCAACATG GATCTGTTCCGGTCTACTATGAAGCCCGTCCAGAAAGTGCTGGAAGATTCTGATTTGAAGAAGTCTGATATTGATGAAATTGTTCTTGTTGGTGGCTCGACTCGAATTCCAAAGATTCAGCAACTGGTTAAAGAGTTCTTCAATGGCAAGGAACCATCCCGTGGCATAAACCCAGATGAAGCTGTAGCATATGGtgctgctgtccaggctggtgtgctcTCTGGTGATCAAGATACAG GTGACCTGGTACTGCTTGATGTGTGTCCCCTTACACTTGGTATTGAAACTGTGGGAGGTGTCATGACCAAACTGATTCCAAGGAACACAGTGGTGCCTACCAAGAAGTCTCAGATCTTTTCTACAGCTTCTGATAATCAACCAACTGTTACAATCAAGGTCTATGAAG GTGAACGACCCCTGACAAAAGACAATCATCTTCTGGGTACATTTGATCTGACTGGAATTCCTCCTGCTCCTCGTGGGGTCCCACAGATTGAAGTCACCTTTGAGATAGATGTGAATGGTATTCTTCGAGTGACAGCTGAAGACAAGGGTACAGGGAACAAAAATAAGATCACAATTACCAATGACCAGAATCGCCTGACACCTGAAGAAATCGAAAGGATGGTTAATGATGCTGAGAAGTTTGCTGAGGAAGACAAAAAGCTCAAGGAGCGCATTGATACTAGAAATGAGTTGGAAAGCTATGCCTATTCTCTAAAGAATCAGATCGGAGATAAAGAAAAGCTGGGAGGTAAACTTTCCTCTGAAGATAAGGAGACCATGGAAAAAGCTGTAGAAGAAAAGATTGAATGGCTGGAAAGCCACCAAGATGCTGACATTGAAGACTTCAAAGCTAAGAAGAAGGAACTGGAAGAAATTGTTCAGCCAATTATCAGCAAACTCTATGGAAGTGCAGGCCCTCCCCCAACTGGTGAAGAGGATACAGCAGAAAAAGATGAGTTGTAG